GAGTTCTTGCTTCTGGGGCACTGTTGGGTCACCATATACTATGTGACATATTTACTCTGTGTCTTTCAGGATGAGTCGAGACAAAGAGACGAGTGGGAGGAAGAGCTGGGGCTCGGTGGACGTCAGTGCAGGCATAGGCGTGTCTCCTCCTGTTCGCTCTGGAGGTCCAGAGGAACAGCGTAGCCTGGCCTCTGATGATAGTCTGGGCCCTGTGTCCAACATGCTGCTCATACCCCGCATTCCTCTCGTCCAGTATGAAGTCAGCAGCTCCCTGGGATACACCAGCACCAGAGGTACCTCCTCCAGatcttaaagggatagtttttTAAGTGGGGTTGAATGAGGTACTCTTCCTTAGACAGTGTATTACGGTACTAGATGGCAGTTGGCACGCCCCGAGTTtgtagaaacagacaggagtagCAGCGTCAAAGAAAAGCAATGTTCTTCTATGGACGGGCGCAGCAGCTAAATGTATTTTAGCCACAGAAAATAATCAATTTCATTAGGTtgtacgctatatttagaatattttcacctCTACCTTGCCGTCAGACAGCCCTTTCCAACTGGGAACTGAAGCCGTTATCTACGCTCTCTTCGAAGCCATCagactcctttgacaaaaacagtcATTTTACCTCACAGAACACATGGGTTGCTTGGATGGTTACTTTTTCTGTGTCgttgtgtaaaataaaaatatctcTTTAAGGGAAAATGCGATCAAGGGATGTGATAAAGTGTGCTTCATCCATCCCATTCAtctggtctttttttgtttttctgttgttcaGAGTTGTTGGAGAAGATGATGGACTCTCAGCGGGACTCCAGTGCCCCGGGCAGGTTCACAGTTGGAAGCGCTGAGTCCACTTTGCACATCCGCCCAGGAGGTTACACCCCTCAGAGAGCACTCATAAACCCCTTCACCCCATCCAGAATGCCCATGAAGCTCACCTCCAACCGTCGGCGGTGGATGCACACCTTCCCTGTCGGTAGGGGAACATGGCCGTGTGAAAACACTTGCAACCCTCTGTGGCAAATTTGAATAGAATTGCATGCAGTCAGCAATTTAGTGTACCTAGTTAATGTGTGAGTTGACATTCTTCTATTTCTGATCACTCTGGATGATGGAGTTTGTGGTGTCAAAATGCAGCCTCCGAAGCGATCGTATATAACACCTCCCGAAAAACtatttcaacaaaaacaacaacattgtaacGTGATTTGTTTATCTAGAGCAGTGgtcctcaaccttttttcagtggtGCACCCTCTGTGAAATATTTCTACAGCCAGTACCCTGCCATCTTTGGTTGAAATAAAGATGTAATACAGCATCAACTTACACTTatgtattaaataactatttttaaaggatttttgaataGATGccaattttaaatatatttgaaagaaatctcacgtaccccctggagtgcctttacgtacccccatttgagaaccactgatctagAAGGTAGAATATATTGCAGCTTTATTAGAGTACATTTGTTTGAACTAGATGTAGGACATAAACTGACATATTTTAGATATGAGTGAGTCAAAACCTCAATCTTCAATTTACTGTACTAtttcttaatttaatttctaGAAAAAGTACTATATCACTATTCTTGTCAGAGGATgaactgaaatgtttttgtttacttgCCACCATCACAACTTAACGCTTCCACACAAGAACAATCAACAGCTAATGGGAAGATTACGAATCAAATGAGCACTGCAATGCTGGCGGTTATCCAAGCATCAGACCGTATGTGTGCACTGTTGTTCTTCAGGTCCATCTGGAGAAGCAATCCAGATCCATCATCAGACCAGACAGAACATGGCCGAACTGCAGGGCAGCCAGCAGAAAGATCCCGCCCACACCTCTGCTGAGCTGCTGGAGCTGGCCTATCACGAGGCCACTGGAAGGTTAGACTCCTCCCACATGAAATACAAGTCTCTCCCATGTGAAGAACTTTAGCTGGAAGCACAGCCGATGAGATGAATGCTTGTTCTTTCTCTTCATTGTTTAAGGCGCACAACCTCTAGGCATGCAGGAGAGAACGGCCTTTACGTTAGTGGAGGGATGGAAGAGTTGACTGGAAGTCCAGGAAGCCACAACAGTGGTGATAAGTCTACTCAAGAACACTGTTCTCCTTAACCATACTGAGTATTGTAACCCTTGTGTCGTCATGCTAGCTTTATCCTTTGAGGAAATAAAATGGGAAGCTATGTAGAGTAAAAAAAGATCCATCAATTAATTGATAGAAAGAAACAAGTTGCTAACTGACAAAGAATCAATTGTTTCAGTCATTTCTTAAGCAAAAATGCTAATGTTGAGGTTCCATCTTCTCAAAtatgaggatttgctgctttcctTTGTCATACCTGATAATTAATGAAATGTCTTTGGGTGTTAACAGGACATCTTAATACTTGAAGATATTGTAATCTCTGTACAGGAGCTCTCAACACGTTGCAAGACTTATCCCTGAGCGGTGCCGATCCAAGTGAGTCCATCTTTCCCCTACAAAAACCCAAACATGTCGATCGCTAAGTAACAAATATTGTCATGCAGCCAAACCTCAGGATCGGGTTGATGTTCTGAATCTCCATACTGATACTGCCAATAAACCTTCAGAGGTTTCTTCAACCTGTGAGGGCTTATTCAGCTTTGGCAGGCAGGTTTCTCTGGGTGTCTGTCTCCAGGGGTCGCAGGTAGAAAGGACTCTTACAGGTCATGTGGCTCAGGgtcacctctcctccctctgtatcctcactgtctctgtcccactcctttctctctttctctgggcCTTCTGTTGATCTTATTTGTCATGATGAGATTTTAAATTCCTCCGATTAATTATCCCTACCATTGTTTTCCTTCACCATGACCTGTCTGCACCCAACAAGCCTCGTATATCTCATTCCTGCATGGCGGCATGCCTCGTATATTTCTCTTGATTGACTGTAAATTCAAACAAGTCTCTTTCACACAGTATTTTAAGGGTTTGCGCACTCCATGTATGTTTGCACGATGTGATTTCTCTGCTTAAATTCACTCAGTCACTTTACAGTTCACACCCTTGCTGAGCTCAGGGCACATTTTTCACTTCTTCCTTGTGAGCGATGGCGATCACAGACACAATCTGCATGTCTGATCACTGCACTACAACCACAGGCCCCTCAGGAATCACCAGCTGGGGCAACAAGGCCAGTGAAAGTAACACattctgttttttcttcccctctcttctactttcttttttgtttgtttgtttgtatcttcATCTTCACTCCTTCTTTTCCATCTCcatgtcttcatcctctcccctcctctctttactTATCACCCCCCTGTGCTTCCCCTTCCTCTGTATATCCACCTCCCCACATACATGTACCTCTCTACTCTGGGTACATgcatttgtctttgttgtggggatttttgtgtgtgtgtgtgtgtttgtgtatggtGTGGGTGCTCCTGAAGCCCTGCTGCTGTCTGCGCCCCCGACAGTGCCCAGCTTCTGCTGCACAGTGGGGGTGGACTGGAAGTCTCTGACCACGCCAGCCTGCCTGCCCCTCACCACCGACTACTTCCCCGATCGCCAGGCGCTCCAGAACGACTACACCGAAGGCTGCTACGACCTGCTGCCCCACAGTGACCTGGAGAGGTAGAGTACAACTGGCTCCTGTCAGTCACGTAGAGCGTACAACCAACGTTGTAAGACTATTGTAGTTTATGGTTGAAAGCAATATGCAAATCATGAAGTGTTTATCTGTTCCTCAGGCGGGAGTACGAAGCCCCAGTGATGAGTGCGTCCCAGGTGTTTGAGGAGTTTATCTGTCAAAGGTTAATGCAAGGCTACCAGATCATCGTCCAAACCAACAACAGGAAACCACAGCCCACTGTGGCCACACCCCTTGGCAGCAGTCCTCTATATTCTAGAGGTAAAttcatgtttcacattttgttttttatacatGTAACCGTTTAACATTTTGTTATTGTCCACTGTATTCTCACATCAAATTGTAATCATACAACATTTCTCAGAGTTAGTTTGTGATCATTAGGTACGACCGAAGTCTTGTTGTCGCCCCTGATTCTCATCATCTAGTTGTTTCCCACAATGCCtttctgcagcttttaaaagACCTTCAACAGACTCATGGTGACTGTATGTGTCCTTTGTCTTCTTGGTGTTTCAGGTTTGGTCTCTCTGCGtcgagcagaggaggaggagaccgtTTACTGGCTCAGTATGGGCCGGACCTTCCATAAGGTTTGCCTCAAAGACAAGATCATCACAGTCACTCGCTACCTGCCCAAGTGAGTACACCTGGCGGCacctaaaaaaaatcaatatcagtttaagtgCACGCTATATTTAGAGTATTTCCACTGCGTTGCCTTGCCATCAGTCAACCGTTTCCAACGGGGAAGTGAAACTGTTATCTAGGACCAGACTTCTTTGAAAAAACAGCAATTTTACCTCGCAGAACAGGGGAGTTGCTGGTCTACTGCAGTCTCGATCAGTTCGTTTATTAATGCTTTTGGGGGGCTTTGGTGTAACCTAACTAACCCCTTAAAGGCAGGGttgagaaactagcaagagttttaaaaatgtttttatctaTCAAACTGAAAAATCCAGCACAGAGTTGGCAACTCTTCTCCAATGAAAGTAGCAGCACTAGCTCCTAACATTGTTACATTTAGAGAGAAAGTTGCCAAGTCAGCAACATTGACAGTCCATCTCTTCAGGCCTCCATCCAAAAAGACTCCCCCCAAAATGATCATAATGAACGTGGACAACAAACACGATTATTGTCAGTCACAGTACCCGTCCAATACTTACACTCGGGTCAAATGAAATCATTGGATGGGCTTTTTGCTACAGCCACAGGTATCATGTTCCTTCTTGGTTTGTATCAGAGCATTAgattgctgtaaaaaaaaatgtttttgaagaagattaccaaccctgccTTTAAAACAATGGAGAcaatctattcaattcagttctaTGTTTATACACATTATAAACTATATACTCCtgttaaagtttttttaaagctgtgtgtgtgtgtgtgtgtgtgtgtgtccctcaccTGCTGTCAGCTCTCCAATGTCTTTACCTACTTAAAAGAAATACTGACCAGCAAAAGGAACTCCTATTTGatcctgatgtgtgtgtgtgtgtgtgtgtgtgtgtgtgtgtgtgtgtgtgtgtgtgtgtgtgtgtgtgtgtgtgtgtgtgtgtgtgtgctcctatttgaccctgatgtgtgtgtgtgctcctatttgattctggtgtgtgtgtgtgtgctcctatttgaccctgatgtgtgtgtgtgtgtgtgtgtgtgtgtgtgtgcgctcctaTTTgaccctgatgtgtgtgtgtgtgctcctatttgaccctggtgtgtgtgtgtgtgtgtgtgtgtgtgctcctatttgaccctgatgtgtgtgtgctcctatttgaccctgtgtgtgtgtgtgtgtgtgtgtgtgtgtgtgtgtgtgtgtgtgtgtgtgtgtgtgtgtgtgttaggtacCCGTACGAGTCGGCACAGATCCAGTACAGCTACAGCCTGTGTCCACCACATTCTGATGCTCACTTTGTGTCCTGCTGGGTGGAGTTTGGCCACGAGAGACTGGAGGAATACAAGTGGAACTACCTGGACCAGTACATCTGCTCTGCTGGCTCTGAGGACTTCAGGTACACACCAACATGTTATCTACTGTTGACTCCCTCGTAAACACGCGGTGAGAGCATCATTATGCCTTTCTTCTGCCTCCAGTTTGATCGACTCTCTGAAGTTCTGGAGGACTCGCTTCCTCCTGCTGCCAGCCGGAGGAGCTAGGCGGGTGGCAGACGGGGAGGGGCACTGGGATGTTTATGGGGAGGGAGCAGGTGCCGGGCTGGGTGGCAGCGGGGACTGGGTCCTGCTGGATGGCTTCATCCGTTTCCTGGAGGGTCTGAACCGCATTCGGCGTCGCCACCGCTCCGACAGGATCATCAGAGTGAGGCTCTCCTAGTTTACATCACGCTGCACACGACACGCTTCATGACAACACCTTTTACAGCTGTTTGGATTTACATGTCACTGCTATATTGTAATATCAATGAACCAGATAGTTGTGCTGTACTAATCATTCCGCgaatgtaatatattttttgtcttgtttttatgcATCTACTTTACTACTGTTGTATTTTTACTCCACTTCATTTATCTGATAGCTATATTTACTACCTAACAGAAAATAGTTCCATCCTGATCCCCTCCAGcattaacattaaaatgcatgACTAATaaccaataatataatatataataatattatgatTAAGAGGAGCTTTTTTGCAAAATGATTGCCTTttatatattcacacatatgtgtgtgtgtgtgtgtgtgtgtgtgtgtgtgtgtgtatgtatgtatggtaTCTATTGGATTGGAATCTAATAttaataactatgttttcattaattgtGCATCaccacctgaaactaagaattgttgtgttttcgaTGAGCCCTTTATGTCTATatagggagcaggtcctcttTAGGGAGTCTGCCACACTAGGTTCTAGTTTTGACATTACCTGAAGGCCATCGTAGTTGTCCACCCGTGAAACTTTGGTAATGTGAGCAGCTGATTAAAAAACGGTGGTAGTGGCAGCCACAAACACCTCTTCACATTTGCTCTGGTAACATTTGTATTAGCTGTATCTAAAGACGCTGACGTGGACACTCTCCACTGTTTCTTTCGCTCTGGTTCTCACATAGCAGAAGGGCACAGCAATGAAAGGACTGCAGGTCACCAGTCCTCTCCCACCGCACCCCACAGAGCCTTTGGTGCCCCCACACGGCAAAAAAGGCACATCGGCCTTATCGGCCTTACTGGAGATGGAGCAGAACCAGAAGTGAGTGTCTTCTGGTACTGTAGGTTGTCGTGATGTGAGCGATGGAGCCACACAAATCAGTTTTAACAGCATTCTTTCTGCTTCCTCCCAGGTCTCTGGAGGATCAGCAGCAGGCGAAGCCCTCAACAGCTGCCAGTGAGCCCTCAAGTGTTGCCACAGCGCCCACATATGTGGACAGCCCCCGCAAGGTGAGCATCTTTGCTGGGTGTGTGGAGTGTATGTTAATCGCCAACACATACTTGGATAAAATGTTTCTTTGCTGGTTTCGGTGTGGTGCTTCTGCTCTtgtttctctccttccatctgcGTTTGTCCCCCATGCTCTGTTCTGGTCCTGTTGCTGGGCTTTGGGTGTTTGATCCTGGGTTATGTTCTTCCTGCGTGCTGACAGGACGCTGCCTTTATTTTGGATTTTATACGTAGCCCTCGCTCCTCCTACATCTATCACTCTCAGGTCagtaacattgtgtgtgtgtgtgtgtgtgtgtgtgtgtgtgtgtccgtccccACATGTGCCTCCCCTCCTCTAAATCCCTCTGCATTGCTGCATGTGCATGGTGTGCATAAACCCTCTGTGTGCTAGTCACATGATGCTTGACTTGCTATGGCCCGCCAGATTCCACTGTGTTTCCCCCAAAGCTGGAGTGGCTGCTGGTCGGTAGTGACACTGGACTCTCACAACAGGATCACATGTAATCCTTTCAGTACCATTGTGAGGATTTAAGCTGTAGGCAGTTCTCCACAGCTGAAACATTCAGAAATCAAACATATGTCAAACAGTGAGGTGTAATGCACTGACAACAATGTTAACATCATGCAAAGTTGTATGATTGTCTGACGTAGTGGGGTATTATCTGTATTTCCAAAAAAGATTAAAGTTCCCTTTTCATTCTTTAGTTTTCCAATAACGTGCCTTTCATCTTAAGAGGAGGCCCTGTTTTCTTTCAACCATAGCCCCCACATGAAAGTGCTAGCAACAAGGTGTCCCATTATcctggagagaaggcagacatctgcACCACTCAACAACCAAACTATCTAGATTGATGAAAGTCCTTTTAATGCAGTGCCATTAGatgtcaaaaatattttaacaGCTTCTCAAATTTGAACTCTGAGCATACTGTAGGCAAAGTGTGTGCACTGTATGTGTAGTTTATAGGAATGACTAAAGGAGATAAGAAAGGAAAGGTTGAAGCACCTTTCCCTCACATTTAGAGACTTCCAGCATCTCTTATCATGGCTGACACTCGGATACTTCACTCAGTTAGGAAGACTGTTTGACTGCAGCCAGGACGTCTATGAGCTAAAGTTTGACTCAGGACAGAAATTAGAGTGACTGTCAGATGTAGAAACCTGGATATTTTTAGAATAATACAAGAATATTAATTACCAGGGGTTCATATACCATAGTATCTCCTGAATATGATCCTAACCGGTTGAACGAAACTAAAATATCATAACAATACTGAGCCAAAGATTGATCCCCTTCAAGGGCGTCATTATAAGACGTTCAGTGACTGAACGGCCTGAATGCTAAACTCAGTGAGTAATACATGTCGTGTGGTCCCGGTGTCTCTAACCTTCTGGCACACAAGTGGACCCAGGCCTTCTCCTGTTTCCTGATGATATCTGTTATTCATCCAGGTTTCAAGATGTCTGTCTCTGAGGTGTCTGCCTCACTGAATGAATGGGATTGTGTATGTGGTCTCACAGCATTTAACAATTCAAcagaaaatgtgtctttttttaaacggtgTCTCCTGCACAGTGGATAGACCACAGGAAACACATGGGGCTTACCCATAGTAACAGCAACACTGTTTCTGAAAAAGAGacactttttaaatgatatgtttcGATGCTGCCAGCAGAACAAGCAGAATTGAGTTCACCTCCACGGTCTTGGTGTAGCGGCAGAAATCTCAAAGTCTGATATCCACAGTGGATAAATGAAAGAGATAATGTGCTCTTTAGTCAACCTATTACATGAAACGGCAAACTGAGTGAAGCACTTGTACCTGTGCAGCTGCCTGCTGAAGCCAGCGATGTTGCAGAGAAAGGAGTGCAGCCAGCAGCGACGGCTGCAGGGGAGactgcagccagcagcagcacctcAGACACCAGGTGCCTTTTATTTCTgtactgcagctttaaataaagGATTAGGGTAATATCAAGGATTACAGGACACTTTAAATGTGGACACCATAGCATAGCTAAATGGCATCTTACATTAAAGTGATGATAACATTTTACTCAATTCAAATGTACCAGTAAATGCTTCAAAACCTCGAACCAACGAGAATAGCTTATAATAACTTGATAATGAATTTAGGACGGTCTGCCTGAGCAGTAACCGGTATGGCACTGACCTGTGGGGATATCTGTCCACAGTGGGCAGTCTGCAGTGGGAgccctttctctgtcctcttcctcaacaCTCATGGAGATCCTGGAGGCCATCAAACATCCCACGTAAGAGCCACTGTTGTGTGCGTTCAGGTCCTGGTATGTTTGAGTTACAGTGGGTCTAAAACCATTCACGTGTCCACTCCCATATTCTGGCTTTTGCTGCTTTGAAAGTTAAGAAAACCAGTTGCTCCATCACAATCTTTCACATGTCTACTGTAACCAGAAAAAACCTTTTCACGGGGAGAAAGGTGAAGAACCCTTTattagaagtgtatatatatatatatatatatatatatatatatatatatatgtgcctCTGGTATTACAGGACGGGTGTGCAGCTGCTGCCGGAGCAGAAAGGCCTCCCACTCAACTGCTTCATTAGCGCAGAGGTCATTCATTGGCTGGTTAACAATGTAGAGGGCGTGGCCACACAGGGGATGGCTGTGGATATCATGCAGGTAAGAGTTACATGTGCCAACTTTACACCAGTAAGATTATTAACCGAACTGTCCTGGAGTCCTATTGTCACTGTTTGCCAGGCAACAGGAAGTCGCTGCTCTTTTCCTGGAAATACTCCTGCTCCTCACCCCAATTAGTTTCTCcagtttggtttgtgtgtggatTAAAGAAACCAGACAACGGTGGCGCTGAGAGACGACCACTGAATGCTGCTTTTATGAACTCAAAATGTCACATGTAGTTAGTATGTTGTACATTGGCCCACTGCTAAGAAAGGACATGCTTTCCaaacatgtgttaaagctcaaggacacacacaatgcattaaCACAGCGTATAATCACACGTTGTTTGGTCAGCTGTGCAATGTTTCCATTTGTCTGGTTTGTGTAGAAGATGCTGGATGAAGGTGTGGTGGGCCACGCTTCTGGAGACGCCATGCGCACCTTCGTCTACGGATTCTACTTCTACAGGATCGTGGGAGAGAAGGATGGTACACCTGCTCCTACTTGTATGTATTGTGTCAACCCGGGGGGGTCTTGGAGGCGAGATTTACAACAAAATAGGAAACATAGTGTCATTTACAAGTTCAGGGAAAAAGGAATTGAGTCCAACTTAACCTGAAGAATCCTCCCATCAGAGGTCTTTGTCCTTCAGCCTCACCTCAAGGCGGGGGGGAGGTTCCACTATTCAGAGTGAGAGGGGACTCTTTGCGGTTGGTCCCTAGTGGTGAAGGTGATCCGTTTGGTTTGCCCGCACCGGGGGTCTTCTTTCCAGCCTCTTGGTGGTAAGCTTTGTTTACACCCGTGCTAGGCACCATAGATGCTGTGCCAAGAATCTGTAAAGAATCAAAACCGGCCAAAAGCCATCAACCAACCTCCAGGATTGTGATTATCTCTAACAATCTGTGAACGTCCTGTAAAGAGtttgatttggctgcaaaatataAAGCATCTGAAAACAAATTGGCCTTCTTTGTACAAAATCCCCAGACATTTAAATAGTACTTTTGTCAGTgaactattttatatatttataatattattttggTAGTTGCACGACCGAGCGTTTGCCTCAGTCGTGATGACGTCATTTCCTGAAGTGCTGCCTGCTCAAACTGCTGCAGCTCTATTATCTCTCCCAACCTCAGCTTGGGGATTCCTCCTCCTGGCTTTCTGTTTCCCCTGGTTTGCCACAACATCTATAATTAATGTCAGGTAATTATAGATGCAATCCACTGGGTGTTGTTGTGACCTTCCTGGctgtcctctcctctgcagGCCCGACCTCCCAGCTTCCCTCCATGGCGACTGGGGTCTGGTCCGCTGCAGCCCTGGAGGACTTTGCTCTGTTCCAGAGGAAGTGGTTCGAGGTGGCCTTTGTGCTGGAGGAGTGGCGACCCTGCGACCTCCCCGCCTTCCTGCTGCCCTGGCTGCCCAGCCGGCCGGCCTCCTACGCAAGTaggcacagctccttcagccgcAGCTTTGGAGGACGCAGCCAGGCCGCCGCACTGCTAGGTACACCCAGCCCAGGTCCTCCCTAACAGCCCACACCTCCTTAATCCAGTCTGATGCAGATCCTACACAAGTCTAAACTGAGTTGTCTGGGTCTAGTTTTTACATCACACAAAGCACAGAGGGTGCACTTGTTCAAGGGCTCTTGGTCAGGTATCCTAATCCTAACAGAAATCTTAATTGGCTGTTccggtgctgctgctgattattaaagcacccccccccccctaaatattctaaatgattcccagatttaaaacaaataatgagcTTTACATATTCACAACAACCACTCACCATTCCAACAAATAGGTTTCCAACTCACATAGTGGGATTCTTACACTCACCACAGAACTGCTTCATAACATCATATTATTCATCATCCACGTCATCTTTGTGTGACCGAGATGCTGGACCCAGTGCTCCTGGGGGGGCTGAACAGCTGGTGATATGTTCTCCAATGTGTAGCACATGATGAGTGTTGTGTGATTGGTCTCGATGGGATCCCCCGCCCCTTCCTATTTGTGCATGCCGTGGGGTGAGTGTGTCGCTGACCCAGGAGCAGTGATGGGTGGGTGTCCCAACACGGCGTGCTGCGACCGGCTTTCTTCTTCGCCTCCATTCTTGCTTCGTGTGACCGCTCAGCGCTTCACTCAGCACATTTAGAATGCTAAATGCTTATGTTCTTTAAAGCAACAACTTTGCAAGATGAATGCTTTCCATCTGACACCTGGTGTCTTGGAACAATGGTGAGCTGAAGTTGTTCATGAGCCTCTGGCTGCATTCATGGCTTATTTGTTGTTCTAGCTTCTCTCTATTACACCAGGAAACCTACATAACCTATAATGCACAACTTCCTGCTGTTCTaatctcctgctctcctccttctgCCTGCCCACCATGCCACCTATCTCCCCTTTTTGTGCTCCCTCTGTCCCCCCAGCTGCTACAGTCCCGGAGCAGAAGACGGTCACTCTGGACGTGGACGTCAACAACCGCAGTGACCGAACCGAGTGGTGCAGCTGTTATTACCACGGGAACTTCTCCCTCAACTCTGCTTTTGAGATCAAGCTGCACTGGATGGCCGTGACTGCTGCAGTGCTCTTTGAGATGGTATCTCTATGTCCTCTTTGCTTAACTGTCAATGGTCAAAAGTCGTTCTTCACATGTCAAGAGACACACAATCAGAATAGATTAGCGAACCCACTCATGAGGGAcagttaaaggtgctaaatcCTAAATCAGAGGATGTTTCTGATTGAGGGATGGCTGAGTCGGTGGATAGTAGCTGACGGTCCCGACCATGTTTACCTGGAGGTTGCTACGCTTCCAAGATGGCGCCATTGGTTAGGTTAGGTTACTTTTATTTGTAGACTGGGTTCGCAATAGAAAGCGAGGCATCCATCTtcacacacattacaatcaacAGACAACAAGACAAACATGATAAGAGTACACAAAGCTACGAATCACTGCACtgttataattataatgatgGCTGCTGTTTTTATCCCGGTCTGAACCCGTGcttacattacccacaatgcagcttGGTCAGACATGTGGATGATATGCCAGTAGCGGCCGATGTATCCTCGAGCATTAATTTCACTTTCAAACTTGTCGTCTTCAGCTCCAACAG
This Cyclopterus lumpus isolate fCycLum1 chromosome 17, fCycLum1.pri, whole genome shotgun sequence DNA region includes the following protein-coding sequences:
- the depdc5 gene encoding GATOR complex protein DEPDC5 isoform X6, which produces MKTNKSYKLVLHKKGFGGSDDELVVNPKVFPQVSLRDIIEIAHPTDEYSPLLLQVKSLKEDLQKETISVDQTVAQAFKLRAYQDVIVNIVDPKDVTLDLVELTFKDQYIGRGDMWRLKKSLVSTCAYVTQKVEFAGIRAQASELWVKGEKVTCGYISEDTRVVFRSTSAMVYIFIQMSCEMWDFDIYGDLYFEKAVNGFLSDLFAKWKEKNCSHEVTVVLFSRTFYNAKTVDEFPEILRGSIRQDHEGHFYEDFYRVVAQNERRDEWTSLLVTIKKLFIQYPVLVRLKEADGFPPGYNSTAAQGNYLEAINLSFNVFDKHYINRNFDRTGQMSVVITPGVGVFEVDRLLMILTKQRMIDNGIGVDLVCMGEQPLHAVPLFKLHNRTTPGDSRVGDDYNLPHWINHSFYTSKSQNSCSSFTPRIKLAGRKLHAEKFKSSKEHTLCAPKDSENSLPIQVDYDAYDAQVFRLPGPSRIQRSTNFRMSRDKETSGRKSWGSVDVSAGIGVSPPVRSGGPEEQRSLASDDSLGPVSNMLLIPRIPLVQYEVSSSLGYTSTRELLEKMMDSQRDSSAPGRFTVGSAESTLHIRPGGYTPQRALINPFTPSRMPMKLTSNRRRWMHTFPVGPSGEAIQIHHQTRQNMAELQGSQQKDPAHTSAELLELAYHEATGRRTTSRHAGENGLYVSGGMEELTGSPGSHNSGALNTLQDLSLSGADPMPSFCCTVGVDWKSLTTPACLPLTTDYFPDRQALQNDYTEGCYDLLPHSDLERREYEAPVMSASQVFEEFICQRLMQGYQIIVQTNNRKPQPTVATPLGSSPLYSRGLVSLRRAEEEETVYWLSMGRTFHKVCLKDKIITVTRYLPKYPYESAQIQYSYSLCPPHSDAHFVSCWVEFGHERLEEYKWNYLDQYICSAGSEDFSLIDSLKFWRTRFLLLPAGGARRVADGEGHWDVYGEGAGAGLGGSGDWVLLDGFIRFLEGLNRIRRRHRSDRIIRQKGTAMKGLQVTSPLPPHPTEPLVPPHGKKGTSALSALLEMEQNQKSLEDQQQAKPSTAASEPSSVATAPTYVDSPRKDAAFILDFIRSPRSSYIYHSQLPAEASDVAEKGVQPAATAAGETAASSSTSDTSGQSAVGALSLSSSSTLMEILEAIKHPTTGVQLLPEQKGLPLNCFISAEVIHWLVNNVEGVATQGMAVDIMQKMLDEGVVGHASGDAMRTFVYGFYFYRIVGEKDGTPAPTCPTSQLPSMATGVWSAAALEDFALFQRKWFEVAFVLEEWRPCDLPAFLLPWLPSRPASYASRHSSFSRSFGGRSQAAALLAATVPEQKTVTLDVDVNNRSDRTEWCSCYYHGNFSLNSAFEIKLHWMAVTAAVLFEMVQGWHRRAASCGFLLVPVLEVPFALTSYLYGDPLRAQLFIPLNVHCLLKNASDNLFEGFEPETYWDRMQLFQEAILYRFGFVHDKFSASSSNFPSENKPQYIHVTGTVFLQLPYSKRKYSSGQQRRRRNSTTSNSQGPYGGEERVGYYWAYNTMLTKAWRTGVLGDERLADRLLRDFTDFCANKDNRLLHLWDGCQEKMNASAP